In the Flavobacterium pallidum genome, one interval contains:
- a CDS encoding MerR family transcriptional regulator: protein MHIDLPPGKRYYSIGEVSKAFDVNASLIRFWDKEFDILKPKKNAKGNRMFTPEDVKNIQLIYHLVKERGFTLEGARTHLKEGQKKTLDKFEIVSKLEGIKAQLLSIKNEL, encoded by the coding sequence ATGCATATAGACTTACCACCGGGAAAACGATATTACAGCATAGGCGAAGTGTCTAAGGCTTTTGATGTGAATGCGTCACTGATACGTTTTTGGGACAAGGAATTCGACATCCTTAAACCCAAGAAAAACGCCAAGGGCAACCGGATGTTTACACCGGAAGATGTAAAAAACATCCAGCTGATTTACCATTTAGTGAAAGAACGCGGTTTTACGCTGGAAGGCGCGCGGACCCATTTGAAGGAAGGCCAGAAAAAGACGTTGGATAAATTTGAAATCGTCAGCAAATTGGAAGGAATTAAGGCACAGTTGCTGAGTATAAAAAATGAATTGTAA
- a CDS encoding LemA family protein: MRKFLPWIIVIGVILILFVWIKGINNNAVKLNENIGESWGNVETAYQRRSDLIPNLVNTVKGVANFEKSTLVEVTQARANATKVTVDPSNITPEQFNQFQQAQSGVSSALGRLLVTVEKYPELKANQSFLKLQDELASTENQILTARTRFNEAVKPYNNHVKTFPNNLFAGMFGFKEKAYFVADKGASAAPKVNF, translated from the coding sequence ATGAGAAAATTTTTGCCTTGGATTATCGTGATCGGTGTCATTTTAATCCTTTTTGTATGGATCAAGGGAATTAATAATAACGCCGTAAAACTCAATGAAAATATCGGGGAATCATGGGGTAACGTGGAAACTGCTTACCAAAGGAGGTCAGACCTGATCCCAAATCTTGTCAATACCGTAAAAGGCGTTGCCAATTTCGAGAAAAGCACTTTAGTTGAAGTGACACAAGCCCGTGCCAATGCTACGAAAGTGACTGTAGATCCATCAAACATCACTCCTGAGCAATTCAACCAGTTCCAACAGGCACAATCAGGTGTATCTTCTGCTTTGGGAAGATTATTGGTCACTGTAGAAAAATATCCTGAACTGAAAGCAAACCAAAGCTTTCTGAAATTACAGGATGAACTTGCGAGTACCGAAAACCAGATCCTGACTGCAAGGACCCGTTTCAACGAAGCTGTGAAGCCTTATAACAATCATGTAAAAACATTCCCAAACAATCTTTTTGCGGGCATGTTCGGGTTTAAGGAAAAAGCTTATTTCGTTGCCGATAAAGGTGCCAGTGCCGCTCCTAAAGTAAATTTCTAA
- a CDS encoding M23 family metallopeptidase, with amino-acid sequence MKKVKYYFDSESLAYKKISPKKRRSFAYISLFLLSSGLFGTLAFVVLLNTPYFETPKDRLQAREIDNLKIRYSILNKKMDQIDEVLAGIEERDNNIYRIYFNTSAIPDEQRKAGFGGVNRYKELEGYNNSELVINTSKRVDVLSKELVVQSKSLDEIMKLAKEKNKLLSAIPAIQPVRNENLRAVASGFGYRSDPFTKVRKFHAGMDFSSKTGTPIYATGDGIVENADNTASGYGNHIVIRHGYGYETLYGHLSKYKVRAGQHVKRGDIIGYVGSTGRSEAPHLHYEVHKNGEVVNPLNFYYGNISAAEYVAISKLANQENQSLD; translated from the coding sequence ATGAAGAAGGTAAAATATTATTTTGATTCCGAAAGCCTGGCTTATAAAAAGATCAGCCCGAAAAAGCGCCGGAGTTTTGCCTATATTTCTTTGTTCTTGTTGTCCTCGGGGCTGTTTGGGACCCTAGCATTCGTGGTGCTGCTCAATACCCCTTATTTTGAAACACCTAAGGACCGCCTTCAGGCGCGTGAGATTGACAATTTGAAAATCCGTTATTCGATCCTGAACAAGAAAATGGACCAGATCGACGAGGTGTTGGCGGGGATTGAAGAGCGCGACAATAATATTTACAGGATTTATTTTAATACCTCAGCGATTCCTGATGAACAGCGAAAGGCCGGTTTCGGGGGTGTAAACCGATATAAGGAGTTGGAAGGTTACAACAATTCGGAGTTGGTGATCAATACCTCTAAACGCGTGGATGTATTGTCAAAGGAACTGGTGGTACAGTCGAAATCACTCGATGAAATCATGAAGCTGGCGAAGGAAAAGAACAAGCTCTTATCGGCCATTCCTGCCATACAACCTGTAAGGAATGAGAATTTACGCGCCGTAGCATCCGGTTTCGGCTACCGCAGCGATCCTTTTACGAAAGTACGGAAGTTCCATGCAGGCATGGATTTTTCATCCAAAACCGGCACGCCCATTTATGCGACCGGCGATGGGATTGTCGAAAATGCAGACAATACGGCATCAGGTTACGGAAACCATATTGTCATCCGCCATGGTTATGGTTATGAAACGCTTTACGGGCATTTGAGTAAATATAAAGTACGTGCCGGGCAACATGTAAAGCGCGGCGACATCATCGGATATGTAGGCAGCACCGGCCGCTCGGAAGCGCCGCACCTGCATTATGAAGTACATAAAAACGGGGAAGTCGTAAACCCATTGAATTTCTATTACGGCAATATCTCGGCGGCAGAATATGTGGCCATTTCAAAATTAGCGAACCAGGAAAACCAATCTCTCGATTAA
- a CDS encoding outer membrane beta-barrel protein yields MKRLLFCLSLMLFCFISHAQNITIRGRILEKSTNLPMESATVYLTTVKDSTIIDYTISDKTGHFSLTTKKIKQPAFLKVSFIGFTDYTQQLDELLADKDFGDMAIEELPRSLSEVVVKSQAPPVRIKKDTLEFNASSFKVSPDANVESLLKQLPGVEIDANGKITVNGKEVNNILVNGKPFFGKDGKVATENLPAEIIDKVQVTDTKTKEEELSGQAASTDEKTINLTIQKDKNKGLFGKFSAGKGSDDRYESSGLINYFKDEQKFSFLGSSNNINSIGFSMDEVFDSMGGGRNVYMSGDGSFNIDGQQYGGGSGITQSGLAGINYADKYFKKLEAGGSYMYTNAKTRNDYKSRTETLLPDADTGESKSFLRESTGSSDRLHEGHNMNMEFEYKIDSLTTLSVRPRIKKNFDNNKSFFAQKSYNDSGLVNDNSGSNTSSNNDGEIGNDLYFGKNFKKKGRTLGFTFNNTNKSNESDGFNDSETFYYQDPSKTSDIRHQREISHTRSDDYYTRIGFTEPITDSIGVTIRASYNWKDSGTSKNTFNRNNLTGDYNNYSDLLSYGLQSSTKHFTPTASIYVRKNKYSAGFSVGPQFTAYENGRDYLGTRRELSKDYVFASANGWFNYRMTKSKSVYMYYSYEVQLPTAEQLLLQDFSSPITTIVGNENLNPSKTHNIYFNYNDYDYAKRSGLYVYSGINYKTDDIVSTNVFDAQSLTSTLSYANVDFAYSGYMGASVDKSIKRGAHKFRPSIGFNANYNYNKGFTNNKLYKAFGYALNPEASLSYEYGEILTIQPSYRYEFNQTDYDNYSIDKSSTFRHVFKMENTVKWPKHFIFGTDFGYTYNSNIADGFRKDFYLLNTSFGYNFMGDKLLAKVKVYDILNQNTNTSRTITPEFISDMQNTVLKRYVMFSLTYKIEKFGGKKKNEWEMEE; encoded by the coding sequence ATGAAGAGACTATTGTTTTGCCTCTCCCTCATGCTCTTTTGTTTCATTTCTCACGCCCAGAACATCACCATCCGCGGCAGGATTCTAGAAAAAAGCACCAACCTTCCCATGGAATCGGCCACAGTGTATCTCACGACAGTGAAGGATTCCACCATTATCGATTACACGATTTCCGACAAAACAGGCCATTTTTCACTGACAACCAAAAAAATAAAGCAGCCTGCATTCCTCAAAGTCTCATTCATCGGTTTTACAGATTACACCCAGCAGCTTGACGAATTGCTGGCGGACAAGGATTTCGGCGACATGGCCATCGAAGAATTGCCGCGGAGCCTCAGCGAAGTCGTCGTGAAGTCGCAGGCACCGCCGGTACGGATCAAGAAAGACACTTTGGAATTCAACGCGTCATCGTTTAAAGTCAGCCCGGACGCCAACGTCGAATCCCTGCTCAAGCAATTGCCGGGGGTCGAGATTGATGCGAATGGGAAGATTACCGTGAATGGCAAGGAAGTCAACAACATCCTTGTCAACGGCAAACCGTTCTTTGGCAAGGATGGAAAGGTGGCCACTGAAAACCTTCCGGCCGAAATCATCGACAAGGTGCAGGTTACCGATACCAAGACCAAGGAAGAAGAACTTTCCGGCCAGGCAGCAAGCACAGATGAAAAAACCATTAACCTTACCATACAAAAAGATAAGAATAAAGGGCTTTTCGGGAAATTCAGTGCCGGTAAAGGCTCGGATGACCGCTATGAATCCAGCGGATTGATCAATTATTTTAAAGATGAGCAAAAGTTCAGTTTCCTCGGATCATCGAATAACATCAATTCCATAGGCTTTTCGATGGACGAGGTTTTTGATTCGATGGGCGGCGGGCGCAATGTGTATATGAGCGGTGACGGGAGTTTCAACATCGACGGGCAGCAATATGGCGGGGGCAGCGGAATAACGCAATCCGGGCTGGCAGGTATCAATTATGCCGACAAATATTTTAAGAAGCTTGAAGCAGGGGGCAGCTATATGTATACCAATGCCAAGACCAGGAATGATTATAAAAGCAGGACCGAAACATTGCTTCCGGATGCCGATACGGGAGAAAGCAAGTCCTTCCTTCGGGAATCTACGGGAAGTTCAGACAGGCTGCATGAAGGGCATAATATGAACATGGAATTCGAATATAAGATCGATTCATTAACCACTTTGTCCGTACGTCCGAGGATAAAGAAAAACTTTGACAATAATAAAAGTTTCTTTGCGCAAAAATCCTATAATGACTCAGGCCTGGTTAACGATAACAGCGGCTCAAACACGTCTTCGAACAATGATGGCGAAATTGGGAACGACCTGTATTTCGGTAAAAACTTTAAGAAAAAAGGCAGGACGTTAGGCTTCACATTCAACAATACCAACAAGAGCAATGAATCGGATGGCTTTAATGACTCTGAAACATTTTACTACCAGGATCCCAGTAAAACGAGCGACATTCGCCATCAACGGGAAATCAGCCACACGCGTTCCGATGATTATTACACCCGGATTGGATTTACTGAGCCCATTACGGATTCCATCGGCGTGACCATCCGCGCAAGCTACAACTGGAAAGATTCCGGGACTTCAAAAAATACCTTCAACCGTAATAATTTGACCGGTGACTACAATAATTACAGCGACTTACTTTCCTACGGGCTGCAATCGAGCACAAAGCATTTTACGCCGACCGCATCGATATATGTCAGGAAAAACAAATACAGCGCTGGATTTTCAGTAGGTCCGCAATTCACGGCCTATGAGAATGGAAGGGATTATTTAGGCACCCGCCGCGAACTTAGTAAGGATTATGTTTTTGCCAGTGCGAACGGCTGGTTCAATTACCGCATGACGAAATCGAAATCGGTATACATGTATTACAGTTATGAAGTGCAGCTGCCTACTGCAGAGCAATTATTGCTGCAGGATTTTTCGTCGCCGATCACCACCATCGTCGGAAATGAAAACCTGAATCCTTCCAAGACGCACAACATCTACTTCAATTACAATGATTATGACTATGCAAAACGTTCAGGCTTGTACGTTTATTCAGGAATCAATTACAAAACCGACGATATTGTTTCGACCAATGTTTTTGATGCCCAAAGTTTAACGAGCACGCTGTCTTACGCCAATGTCGATTTTGCTTATTCGGGTTACATGGGCGCGAGTGTAGATAAATCGATAAAAAGGGGTGCGCATAAGTTCAGGCCAAGTATTGGCTTCAATGCCAATTACAACTACAACAAAGGTTTTACGAATAATAAATTGTACAAGGCGTTTGGGTATGCGCTGAATCCCGAAGCATCGCTTTCTTATGAATATGGCGAAATCCTGACAATCCAGCCGTCATATCGTTATGAATTCAACCAAACCGATTATGACAACTATTCGATTGACAAATCATCGACATTCAGGCATGTATTTAAAATGGAAAATACGGTGAAATGGCCTAAGCATTTTATCTTCGGGACCGATTTCGGATATACCTACAACTCAAATATCGCCGATGGTTTCAGGAAGGATTTTTACCTTTTAAATACCAGCTTCGGTTACAATTTCATGGGTGATAAACTGCTTGCAAAAGTGAAAGTGTATGACATCTTAAACCAGAATACGAATACTTCCCGAACCATTACACCTGAATTTATTTCCGATATGCAGAACACCGTTTTAAAGCGCTACGTGATGTTTTCATTAACCTACAAGATTGAAAAGTTTGGCGGCAAGAAGAAGAATGAATGGGAGATGGAGGAGTAG
- the alaS gene encoding alanine--tRNA ligase, giving the protein MKSQEVRQQFLDFFQSKSHLIVPSAPIVLKDDPTLMFNNSGMAQFKEYFLGNAVPKSKRIADTQKCLRVSGKHNDLEEVGIDTYHHTMFEMLGNWSFGDYFKKEAIHWAWELLTEVYKIDKDILYVTVFEGSKEENVPFDQEAWDIWKTLISEDRILLGNKKDNFWEMGDQGPCGPCSEIHVDIRSAEEKAKTPGKELVNADHPHVVEIWNNVFMEFNRKADGSLEKLPAQHVDTGMGFERLCMVLQGVQSNYDTDVFMPLIQKIESVTGKKYTMKAANDAEEKTNIAIRVIADHVRAVAFAIADGQLPSNTGAGYVIRRILRRAIRYGFTFLDTKEAFIYQLIETLASQMGQSFPEIVSQKSFVMNVIKEEENSFLRTLDQGLQLLDNVIKGTEGSEVSGNKAFELYDTFGFPKDLTALILKEKGMAYNEADFDKAMFEQKTRSRAASEVSTDDWTILTEGNTETFVGYDLLVNEVRITRYRKVDSKKDGQLYQLVLDHTPFYPEGGGQVGDKGTLSNANESIDIIDTKKENNLILHFTRTLPENLDGAFIAKVNRELRAETAGNHSATHLMHQALRTILGTHVEQKGSLVSPDYLRFDFSHFSKVTDEQLKEVENFVNARIQEHLPLIEKRNMPFNDAVAEGAMALFGEKYGDSVRAIRFGDSMELCGGIHVQNTADIWYFKIISESAVAAGIRRIEAITGEAVQRFFAAQEKALDDIKSALKNPQDSLKAVVSLQEENAKLARQVEFLMKDKIKNMKGAFVSKLEEINGVRFLATQVDLDASGAKDLAYEVGGEDNNIFLVFATADEGKPMLTCYISKELVDSKGLNAGKIVRELGKYIEGGGGGQPFFATAGGKDVLGIPEALEKAVDYIK; this is encoded by the coding sequence ATGAAGTCACAAGAAGTAAGACAACAGTTTCTCGATTTTTTCCAAAGTAAAAGCCACCTGATTGTGCCGTCAGCACCGATTGTCTTAAAAGACGATCCCACGTTGATGTTCAACAACTCCGGTATGGCGCAGTTCAAGGAATATTTCCTCGGCAATGCCGTCCCAAAGAGCAAGCGCATCGCCGATACCCAGAAATGCCTGCGCGTTTCCGGAAAACACAACGACCTGGAAGAAGTGGGAATCGATACCTACCACCATACGATGTTTGAGATGCTGGGCAACTGGAGCTTTGGTGATTACTTTAAGAAAGAAGCCATCCACTGGGCATGGGAATTGCTGACCGAAGTGTATAAAATCGACAAAGACATCCTTTACGTCACGGTTTTCGAAGGTTCAAAAGAAGAAAATGTGCCTTTTGACCAGGAAGCCTGGGATATCTGGAAAACACTGATTTCGGAAGACCGTATTTTATTGGGAAACAAGAAAGACAATTTTTGGGAAATGGGCGACCAGGGACCGTGCGGACCTTGCTCTGAAATCCACGTAGACATCCGTTCCGCTGAAGAAAAAGCAAAAACACCGGGTAAGGAACTCGTCAATGCCGACCATCCGCATGTCGTGGAGATCTGGAACAACGTGTTCATGGAGTTCAACCGCAAAGCTGATGGTTCTTTAGAAAAGCTACCTGCACAGCACGTCGATACAGGTATGGGCTTCGAACGTCTTTGTATGGTGTTACAAGGCGTACAATCCAATTATGATACCGATGTATTCATGCCTTTGATCCAAAAGATCGAAAGCGTCACAGGTAAAAAATATACGATGAAAGCGGCCAATGATGCCGAAGAAAAAACAAATATCGCCATCCGCGTGATTGCAGACCACGTGCGTGCCGTCGCTTTTGCTATTGCTGATGGTCAGTTGCCGTCAAACACCGGTGCCGGTTATGTGATCCGCAGGATTTTACGCCGCGCGATCCGTTACGGCTTTACGTTTCTGGATACGAAAGAAGCATTCATTTACCAATTGATAGAAACTTTGGCAAGCCAGATGGGACAATCATTCCCCGAAATCGTGTCGCAGAAAAGCTTTGTAATGAATGTGATTAAGGAAGAAGAAAATTCATTCTTAAGGACTTTGGACCAGGGACTGCAATTGCTCGATAATGTCATCAAAGGTACCGAAGGCAGTGAAGTTTCCGGAAACAAAGCATTCGAATTATATGATACTTTCGGTTTCCCAAAAGACCTGACCGCGCTGATCCTCAAAGAAAAAGGGATGGCTTATAACGAAGCTGATTTCGATAAGGCGATGTTCGAACAGAAAACCCGTTCCCGCGCCGCTTCAGAAGTATCAACTGATGACTGGACAATCCTGACAGAAGGTAACACAGAAACTTTTGTCGGCTATGATTTATTGGTCAACGAAGTCAGGATCACCCGTTACCGCAAAGTCGATTCCAAGAAAGACGGACAGTTATACCAATTGGTTTTAGACCATACGCCATTTTATCCCGAAGGAGGGGGGCAGGTAGGTGACAAGGGTACTTTGTCAAATGCGAATGAAAGCATCGACATCATCGACACTAAAAAAGAAAACAACTTAATCCTGCACTTCACGCGTACATTGCCTGAAAATCTTGACGGAGCGTTTATTGCCAAAGTAAACAGGGAACTGCGTGCTGAAACTGCCGGAAACCACTCGGCGACACACCTGATGCATCAGGCATTGCGTACAATATTAGGGACACATGTAGAGCAAAAAGGTTCATTGGTAAGTCCGGATTACCTGCGTTTCGACTTTTCGCATTTCTCTAAAGTCACTGACGAGCAGCTTAAAGAAGTCGAAAACTTCGTCAATGCACGGATCCAGGAGCATTTACCATTAATAGAAAAAAGAAATATGCCGTTTAACGATGCCGTTGCAGAAGGCGCCATGGCATTATTCGGAGAGAAATACGGAGATTCGGTACGTGCCATCCGTTTTGGTGACAGCATGGAGCTTTGCGGAGGCATCCACGTTCAGAATACTGCTGATATCTGGTATTTCAAGATCATCAGTGAAAGTGCCGTAGCAGCCGGAATCCGTCGTATCGAAGCCATTACGGGTGAAGCGGTACAACGTTTCTTCGCCGCTCAGGAAAAAGCTTTGGATGACATTAAATCGGCGTTGAAAAACCCACAGGATTCCCTGAAAGCCGTAGTGTCTTTACAAGAGGAAAATGCCAAACTGGCCCGCCAGGTCGAATTCCTGATGAAGGACAAGATCAAGAATATGAAAGGGGCTTTCGTCTCAAAACTGGAAGAAATCAACGGTGTAAGATTCCTTGCCACACAGGTCGATCTTGATGCATCAGGTGCGAAAGACCTTGCTTATGAAGTGGGTGGGGAAGACAATAATATTTTCCTGGTTTTCGCTACTGCAGATGAAGGAAAACCGATGCTGACGTGTTACATCTCCAAAGAGCTTGTCGATTCGAAAGGCCTGAATGCGGGTAAAATCGTACGCGAATTAGGAAAATATATCGAAGGCGGCGGCGGCGGCCAGCCATTTTTCGCTACAGC
- a CDS encoding TPM domain-containing protein encodes MKRYINILTVFVCFLLAQTGLAQFDIPEKPDFQTSVYDYAHLLNDADKKQLEEKLVRYSDSTSTQMVVIIIESLKGEDVDQLATNWGHTWGVGQAKEDNGVLILVAKNDRKVAIHPGYGVEDRLTAGIGGEIIRNVIVPEFKAENYYGGLDKGADEIIKVLKGKYKGERKEKKSGKSFPFGAIIIVIVIILAAAKRKGGGGGRGGGGIGLGEIILLSSLGRGGSGFGGGGGFGGGSSGGGGGFGGGFGGGGFSGGGSSGSW; translated from the coding sequence ATGAAAAGATACATCAATATATTGACAGTATTCGTGTGCTTTCTATTGGCACAGACCGGGTTGGCACAGTTCGACATTCCGGAAAAACCGGATTTCCAGACCAGCGTTTATGACTATGCGCATTTGCTGAATGACGCAGATAAGAAACAACTCGAAGAAAAACTGGTCCGTTATTCGGATTCGACATCGACACAAATGGTGGTCATCATCATCGAAAGCCTTAAAGGGGAAGACGTGGATCAATTGGCCACAAACTGGGGGCATACATGGGGTGTCGGTCAGGCTAAAGAAGATAATGGCGTGCTGATCCTTGTCGCAAAAAATGACAGGAAGGTGGCCATCCATCCCGGATATGGCGTTGAGGACAGGCTTACGGCCGGCATCGGTGGAGAAATTATCCGTAATGTGATTGTCCCGGAGTTCAAGGCTGAAAACTATTATGGCGGCCTCGATAAAGGCGCCGATGAAATCATCAAAGTACTCAAAGGAAAATACAAAGGGGAACGGAAGGAGAAAAAATCCGGAAAATCATTCCCGTTCGGTGCTATAATTATCGTCATCGTCATTATCCTTGCGGCTGCCAAAAGAAAAGGCGGCGGCGGTGGACGCGGCGGCGGCGGCATCGGGCTTGGCGAAATTATACTACTGAGCAGCCTTGGGCGTGGCGGCTCCGGATTTGGAGGTGGCGGCGGCTTCGGCGGTGGCTCTTCAGGCGGCGGTGGAGGATTCGGCGGAGGATTCGGTGGCGGAGGCTTCTCCGGCGGCGGATCGAGCGGAAGCTGGTAA
- a CDS encoding T9SS type A sorting domain-containing protein has product MKKFLALLLLTTLSYGQSWQWGKRGGSNDVLDTQNIQRQEETYGIATDSEKNIYAVSKVGITGLDVDGHPKTNYGDSTTKTDVCISSFSCDGTYRWSKIFGGGGQDNLHPLQVDSQDNIYAAGAFGEGSGPDYAQHIDEDMVFPTNPVNYQSLTLIKYNKDGVLQWYRKPQPANVTQSESFGQAASRGMATDGDGTTYWFVVIPPGTYANGAFVNTLPGSNYFILKYDTNGNFLGAIPLDIQTVTTFGLYIQFYRNPNNGYFYITSRKGGTSASAIVGGQQITHALFLACFNNQGQFQWVRENTNTSTGSLTLYNLVFDSDNNIYIGGRMTGFNNDSFMGLSIPESIIPGFVMKVNPTAENLIWSSYNNKGTNSYGAIALNGNELGFTSHCFDPDFTWGSQVLNANAGGVGQDVLLARFNKETGACISLAKIPGDPGYDDRGTALAVDVSGDYILGGAMGHNLTFGNGTITNAGSQSDFFIAKYATSACSPLQVEAIETGSIKVYPNPVGNKINVMVSQTMSYTLFNISGTAVLRGNVSNNNNSIDVSALASGNYVLQLTDGKGDVRTAKIVKR; this is encoded by the coding sequence ATGAAAAAATTTCTTGCCTTACTACTTCTCACGACACTCTCCTACGGCCAGTCCTGGCAATGGGGCAAACGCGGAGGCAGCAATGATGTGCTTGATACACAGAACATCCAGCGACAGGAAGAAACATATGGCATCGCCACAGATAGCGAGAAGAACATCTACGCCGTGTCGAAGGTTGGCATCACGGGTCTCGATGTGGATGGCCATCCCAAGACCAACTACGGTGATTCGACAACCAAGACGGATGTCTGCATCTCCAGTTTCAGCTGTGACGGGACGTATCGTTGGTCAAAAATATTCGGCGGTGGCGGGCAGGACAACCTGCATCCGCTTCAGGTGGATAGTCAGGACAACATCTATGCAGCGGGAGCATTCGGCGAAGGTTCGGGACCCGACTATGCCCAGCATATTGATGAAGATATGGTATTCCCCACCAATCCTGTGAATTACCAATCCCTTACACTAATCAAATATAACAAAGATGGGGTGCTGCAATGGTACCGAAAACCGCAGCCTGCCAATGTTACCCAGTCGGAATCTTTCGGACAGGCAGCCTCAAGAGGTATGGCTACAGACGGCGACGGGACAACATATTGGTTCGTGGTGATCCCTCCCGGAACCTATGCGAATGGCGCTTTTGTAAACACCCTGCCCGGCTCCAATTACTTTATACTTAAGTATGATACGAACGGAAATTTCCTCGGCGCAATACCGCTCGATATACAAACAGTTACAACCTTTGGGCTTTATATACAGTTCTACCGCAACCCCAACAATGGCTATTTTTATATTACGTCGAGAAAAGGGGGTACCTCTGCTTCTGCTATTGTAGGGGGCCAGCAAATTACACATGCCTTATTCCTTGCATGTTTTAACAATCAGGGACAATTTCAATGGGTTCGGGAAAATACAAATACTTCTACAGGAAGTCTAACCTTGTATAACCTTGTTTTTGATTCCGATAACAATATCTATATTGGCGGAAGGATGACCGGTTTTAATAATGATTCTTTCATGGGACTTTCTATTCCCGAAAGCATTATTCCGGGTTTCGTTATGAAAGTCAACCCTACAGCGGAGAATTTAATCTGGAGTTCCTACAATAATAAAGGGACAAATAGTTACGGTGCTATCGCGTTGAACGGTAATGAACTTGGATTTACAAGTCATTGTTTTGACCCGGATTTTACGTGGGGTAGCCAGGTGCTGAATGCCAATGCGGGAGGCGTGGGTCAGGATGTACTACTCGCCCGCTTCAACAAAGAAACAGGCGCCTGTATCAGTTTAGCAAAAATCCCAGGCGATCCTGGCTATGACGACCGCGGCACGGCGCTGGCCGTGGATGTCTCCGGAGACTATATCTTAGGCGGTGCGATGGGGCATAACCTAACCTTCGGCAACGGGACCATTACCAATGCTGGTTCTCAATCAGATTTCTTTATTGCGAAATACGCCACTTCTGCCTGCTCTCCACTACAGGTAGAGGCTATCGAGACTGGAAGCATTAAAGTCTACCCGAATCCTGTAGGGAATAAAATCAATGTGATGGTTTCGCAAACGATGTCGTATACTTTGTTCAACATCAGCGGTACCGCAGTGTTAAGAGGAAATGTCAGCAATAACAACAATAGCATCGATGTAAGCGCACTAGCTTCGGGGAATTATGTGTTGCAGCTTACGGATGGCAAAGGAGATGTCAGAACAGCAAAAATTGTGAAGCGATAA
- a CDS encoding TPM domain-containing protein, translating to MLNLENFLTKEEEQQIVEAIQKAEKETSGEIRVHIEKTTSIAALDRAVEVFNLLNMHQTALKNGVLFYLAVDDKAFAICGDKGIDEVVPSDFWDSTKEVMMSHFKNGDFKQGLIDGIHKAGKQLQSHFPCAEDDKDELSNEISRG from the coding sequence ATGCTGAACCTCGAAAATTTTCTTACCAAAGAAGAAGAGCAGCAGATTGTTGAAGCGATTCAAAAAGCTGAAAAGGAAACTTCCGGAGAAATCAGGGTTCATATAGAAAAAACAACTTCCATCGCTGCGCTTGACCGTGCGGTGGAAGTTTTTAATTTATTGAACATGCACCAGACGGCGCTCAAGAATGGCGTGCTTTTTTACCTGGCAGTCGACGACAAGGCCTTTGCCATATGCGGCGATAAAGGCATTGATGAAGTAGTTCCATCGGATTTTTGGGATTCTACCAAAGAAGTTATGATGTCGCATTTCAAAAACGGTGACTTTAAGCAGGGACTGATTGACGGCATACACAAAGCAGGAAAACAACTGCAATCGCACTTTCCTTGTGCGGAAGACGACAAAGACGAACTTTCCAATGAAATATCCAGAGGTTAA